The Aphelocoma coerulescens isolate FSJ_1873_10779 chromosome 2, UR_Acoe_1.0, whole genome shotgun sequence genome contains a region encoding:
- the EDN1 gene encoding endothelin-1 has protein sequence MDYCHMIVSLLFVLCPGLLPAAPGAEVDAAPPPAAAAHRRARRCSCSSLMDEECVYFCHLDIIWINTPEKTVPYGLGGPSRPRRSLKDMVPEMLAEPSSRCRCANQKDKKCLNFCQTGKDLWAQFTVEKTSRHRIKAGNCIGPECMNRQLVDSKKMKRLEAIGNSIKASFSIAKLKAELQKGRKLKHNRANRRQSVRESLKAS, from the exons ATGGATTATTGCCACATGATCGTCTCGCTGCTCTTCGTGCTCTGCCCGGGGCTGCTGCCGGCAG cccccggaGCCGAGGTGgacgccgcgccgccccccgccgccgccgcgcaccgccgcgcccggcgctgctcctgctcctcgcTGATGGACGAGGAGTGCGTCTACTTCTGCCACCTCGACATCATCTGGATCAACACCCCCGA GAAGACTGTTCCATATGGTCTTGGAGGCCCTTCTCGACCCAGAAGATCACTGAAGGACATGGTGCCAGAGATGCTTGCTGAACCAAGCAGCAGATGCCGATGTGCCAACCAGAAGGACAAGAAATGTTTGAACTTCTGCCAGACAGGCAAAGATCTCTG GGCTCAGTTCACAGTGGAGAAAACCTCACGGCACCGCATCAAAGCCGGCAATTGCATTGGACCCGAGTGCATGAACCGACAGCTTGttgacagcaagaaaatgaagcG GCTGGAAGCCATTGGTAACAGTATCAAAGCTTCCTTCAGTATCGCAAAGCTGAAGGCTGAGCTCCAGAAAGGGCGAAAGCTCAAACATAACCGGGCGAACAGGAGGCAAAGCGTCCGGGAAAGCCTGAAAGCATCCTAG